The stretch of DNA GTTGTTTGGGCAAAAGATGAAGCCGGACGTATACATGGTTTAATTGTTGAGCGTGGTATGGAAGGTTTTTCAACTCCAGAAACGCATAACAAATGGTCACTACGTGCTTCAGCAACTGGTGAACTTATTTTTGATAATGTCAAAGTACCAAAAGAGAATTTATTACCTAACAAATCAGGTTTAGGAGCGCCGCTTGGATGTTTAGACTCAGCACGTTATGGCATTGCATGGGGAGCTATTGGGGCTGCAATGGATTGTTATGATACCGCACTTCGATACAGCAAAGAACGCATGCAATTTGGAAAACCTATTGGTCAGTTTCAATTGCAACAAAAAAAATTGGCAGAAATGATTACCGAAATTACTAAGGCCCAACTATTAACTTGGAGACTTGGTGTTTTACGCAATGATGGTAAAGCGACTTCCGCTCAAATATCTATGGCTAAACGCAATAATGTAGATATGGCTATTAACATTGCACGAGAAGCAAGACAAATGCTTGGTGGCATGGGAATTACTGGAGAATACAGTATTATGCGCCATTCTATGAATTTAGAGAGTGTCATTACTTATGAAGGCACACACGATATACATTTGCTTATTACAGGTCTGGATATTACTGGTTTAAATGCTTT from Flavivirga spongiicola encodes:
- a CDS encoding acyl-CoA dehydrogenase family protein translates to MKPDLFEAPDYYNLDELLTDEHKLVRDAAREWVKREVSPIIEDYAQKAEFPMQIINGLAEIGAFGPYIPMEYGGAGLDQISYGLIMQEIERGDSGVRSTASVQSSLVMYPIWKYGNEEQRQKYLPKLASGEWVGCFGLTEPDHGSNPAGMVTNFKDMGDHYLLNGAKMWISNAPFAQVAVVWAKDEAGRIHGLIVERGMEGFSTPETHNKWSLRASATGELIFDNVKVPKENLLPNKSGLGAPLGCLDSARYGIAWGAIGAAMDCYDTALRYSKERMQFGKPIGQFQLQQKKLAEMITEITKAQLLTWRLGVLRNDGKATSAQISMAKRNNVDMAINIAREARQMLGGMGITGEYSIMRHSMNLESVITYEGTHDIHLLITGLDITGLNAFK